A region of Dermabacter vaginalis DNA encodes the following proteins:
- a CDS encoding aspartate/glutamate racemase family protein, whose product MTVWQNPFVGVLGGVGPGATAVFMDVLVRATAARADQDHIDCIVMQHASTPDRTRHILDPEHEEDPGPVLARDAAFLESAGASFLVLPCNTAHHYAEAIDSAAEVDLLSIVEVTVRAAAKRLRERRAEESPVAIFATEGNIHANVYQDALARAGLTPLVPDRDVQEVVNSLIYDQVKAGRPVDLPALSGIIDAMEAAGAGAVILGCTELSLIFDKESMSSDRRIVDSLRELAKATVKKAGKRLTPAFAH is encoded by the coding sequence ATGACGGTGTGGCAGAACCCTTTCGTAGGGGTACTTGGAGGGGTGGGCCCCGGGGCGACCGCCGTGTTCATGGACGTCCTTGTGCGAGCGACCGCTGCTCGAGCGGACCAGGACCACATTGATTGCATCGTGATGCAGCACGCCAGCACCCCCGATCGTACGCGCCATATCCTCGACCCTGAGCATGAGGAGGACCCGGGCCCCGTGCTTGCCCGCGATGCGGCGTTTTTGGAGAGTGCGGGAGCATCGTTTCTTGTGCTGCCTTGCAACACCGCCCATCACTACGCCGAAGCGATCGATTCCGCGGCGGAGGTAGACCTGCTATCCATCGTCGAGGTCACCGTCCGAGCCGCCGCTAAGCGTCTTCGCGAGCGCCGAGCAGAGGAATCGCCGGTGGCGATCTTTGCGACTGAGGGCAACATTCACGCAAACGTTTACCAAGATGCGCTAGCACGAGCGGGTCTCACGCCGCTGGTTCCCGACCGCGACGTTCAAGAGGTCGTGAACTCTCTCATCTACGACCAAGTCAAAGCCGGCCGCCCTGTTGACCTCCCTGCCCTTTCAGGCATTATCGACGCAATGGAGGCAGCGGGCGCCGGTGCCGTGATCCTTGGATGTACCGAATTGAGTTTGATTTTTGACAAGGAATCGATGTCCAGCGACAGGCGCATCGTTGACTCGCTGCGTGAGCTCGCAAAGGCGACGGTCAAGAAGGCAGGCAAGCGGCTCACTCCTGCCTTCGCTCATTAG